The proteins below are encoded in one region of Scophthalmus maximus strain ysfricsl-2021 chromosome 4, ASM2237912v1, whole genome shotgun sequence:
- the sema6dl gene encoding sema domain, transmembrane domain (TM), and cytoplasmic domain, (semaphorin) 6D, like isoform X4, with amino-acid sequence MGQRAALLLSELLLLLLTASRTLLAVSFPEDNIPLDVVDAHFSRRYPVFRGRPSGNESQHRLDFQLMTKIQDTLFIAGRDQVYLVSLRESYRNEIIPYRKLTWRSGQADRETCAVKGKHRDECHNFIKVLVPRNDDLVFICGTNGFNPMCRYYRLDNLELDGEEINGLARCPFDSKQTNVALFAEGKLYSATVADFQASDAVIYRSMGDGSALRTIKYDSKWLKEPHFLHAAEYGNYVYFFYREIAVEHSNLGKVVYSRVARICKNDVGGSQRVLEKHWTSFVKARLNCSVPGESFFYFDVLQSITDIININGVPSVVGVFTTQMNSIPGSAVCAFSMADIEKVFLGRFKEQKTPDSVWTPYPEERLPKPRPGCCAGHGPAASLKSSIEFPDDTLQFIKSHPLMDTAVPSIGDEPWFTKTRVRYRLTALAVDNEAGPHKNYTVVFIGAESGVVLKVLAKTTSVSLNDSLLLEEIDVFNRAKCLSNREDDKRVLSLHVDKDNHSLYVAFSSCVIRIPLSRCERHSSCHKSCIASRDPYCGWKPHGACERIQPGVSSGYEQDIEFGNTAHLGDCQGVWDIQAGETNQMVHMNILITCVFAAFLMGALLAGLIVFCYRDSFLRKPRHVHKDAESAPSCSDSTGSFVKLNGLFDSPVKEYQTNIDSPKMYTNMLSNGKDLNTPNGDTKTMILREGCQPPELAALPTPESTPVLQQKGLQPIKNQWERAQGKVSGPHKDSNSSATAVSPQFLPSSPAPPNANPHHPHLALGHSHIPSAVVLPNATHDHPNLDNGDDTLPHSSEKKLKNPDSRGSRKDQKRSVDARNTLNDLLKHLNDSVANPKAILQEGSGPRPRQHLTLEPMEELTELPPRVPSREASLYSPSSSLPRHSPTKRVDVPMPTTPTTPTGSLSMGGTMERQRGGYQLHRSASHRQSLSTSPNGVTMGVSVSRQHSMNRGGYMPPTPPSRLDSHGGVMGAGMHSAHPPSVSRQSSYSGYGSLPRTGLKRTPSLKPDVPPKPNGFSPQTPQMRVVNKYSY; translated from the exons ATGGGCCAGAGAGCTGCGCTTCTGCtcagtgagctgctgctgctgctactgacAGCCTCACGCACTCTCCTCGCAGTCAGCTTCCCAGAGGACAACATACCCCTCGATGTCGTTGACGCACACT TTTCACGGAGGTACCCTGTGTTCAGAGGCAGGCCCTCTGGCAATGAGTCACAGCATCGCCTTGACTTTCAGCTGATGACCAAGATACAGGACACACTGTTCATCGCCGGCAG AGATCAGGTGTACCTAGTCAGTCTGAGGGAATCCTACAGGAATGAGATCATTCCTTACCGG AAGCTAACATGGCGATCAGGCCAAGCTGACAGAGAGACGTGTGCCGTCAAGGGAAAACACAGA gacGAGTGCCACAACTTCATCAAAGTGCTGGTTCCCAGAAACGATGACCTGGTATTCATCTGTGGTACCAACGGCTTCAACCCCATGTGCAGATACTACAGG CTGGATAACCTTGAGTTAGATGGAGAAGAGATCAATGGACTGGCACGGTGCCCATTTGACTCCAAGCAAACCAATGTTGCCCTTTTCGCTG AAGGGAAGCTGTACTCCGCCACTGTAGCCGACTTCCAGGCCAGTGATGCTGTCATCTATCGCAGTATGGGTGATGGATCGGCCTTGAGGACTATCAAATATGACTCCAAATGGCTGAAAG aACCTCATTTCCTGCACGCAGCAGAGTATGGGAATTATGTGTACTTCTTCTACCGAGAGATTGCAGTAGAGCACAGCAATCTGGGCAAG GTTGTGTATTCTCGCGTGGCCCGGATCTGTAAAAATGACGTTGGTGGGTCACAGCGAGTGCTAGAGAAGCACTGGACGTCTTTTGTGAAGGCGAGGCTGAACTGCTCCGTGCCAGGGGAGTCCTTCTTCTACTTTGATGTGCTTCAGTCCATCACcgacatcatcaacatcaatgGTGTTCCATCGGTGGTGGGTGTGTTTACCACACAGATGAACAG TATCCCGGGGTCAGCAGTGTGTGCCTTCTCCATGGCCGACATAGAGAAAGTATTCTTGGGCCGGTTCAAAGAGCAGAAGACTCCTGATTCTGTGTGGACTCCATATCCAGAGGAGAGACTGCCCAAACCCCG ACCCGGGTGCTGTGCAGGTCATGGTCCAGCTGCGTCCCTTAAGAGCTCCATCGAGTTCCCGGACGACACCCTGCAGTTCATCAAGTCCCACCCCCTCATGGACACAGCTGTGCCTTCCATCGGGGATGAGCCTTGGTTCACCAAGACACGTGTCAG GTACAGGCTGACAGCGCTGGCTGTGGACAATGAAGCAGGACCCCACAAGAATTACACAGTGGTGTTCATCGGGGCCGAGTCAGGTGTTGTCCTCAAGGTTTTGGCCAAGACCACCTCAGTGTCTCTGAATGATAGCCTGCTTCTAGAGGAGATCGACGTCTTCAACAGGGCAAA GTGCCTGTCTAACCGTGAAGATGACAAGCGTGTCCTCTCGCTGCATGTGGACAAAGACAACCACAGCCTGTATGTCGCCTTCTCAAGCTGTGTCATCCGCATTCCCCTGAGTCGCTGTGAAAGGCATTCTTCTTGCCACAA GTCCTGCATTGCATCAAGGGATCCTTACTGTGGCTGGAAACCTCATGGAGCTTGTGAGAGGATTCAGCCTGGTGTTTC GTCTGGATATGAGCAGGACATTGAGTTTGGAAACACTGCACACCTGGGAGACTGTCAAG GTGTGTGGGATATCCAGGCAGGTGAGACCAACCAGATGGTCCACATGAACATCCTCATCACATGCgtgtttgctgcttttctcatgGGTGCTCTCCTAGCTGGTCTGATAGTTTTCTGCTATCGAGACTCATTCCTTCGTAAACCAAGACATGTCCACAAGGACGCAGAGTCTGCACCATCCTGCTCGGACTCCACTGGAAGCTTTGTCAAGCTCAACGGTCTCTTTGACAGTCCTGTAAAG GAGTACCAAACCAACATCGATTCTCCCAAGATGTACACCAATATGCTGAGCAATGGCAAAGACCTGAATACACCCAATGGTGATACCAAGACCATGATCCTACGGGAAGGCTGTCAGCCCCCAGAGCTGGCTGCCCTGCCTACACCCGAGTCCACGCCTGTGCTTCAGCAGAAAGGCCTCCAGCCCATTAAAAACCAGTGGGAGAGGGCTCAGGGCAAGGTCAGTGGGCCTCATAAGGACTCCAACTCATCAGCAACAGCCGTTAGTCCTcagttccttccttcctcccctgctcctcccaaCGCCAACCCCCACCATCCTCACCTTGCCCTGGGACACTCCCACATCCCTAGTGCAGTTGTCCTACCCAATGCTACACACGACCACCCTAACCTTGACAATGGAGATGATACACTGCCACATTCGTCTGAAAAGAAACTGAAGAATCCTGATTCTAGGGGAAGTAGGAAAGACCAGAAGAGATCTGTGGATGCCAGAAACACTCTAAATGACCTTTTAAAACACCTCAATGACTCTGTGGCAAACCCCAAGGCCATTCTTCAAGAAGGATCAGGGCCCCGCCCAAGACAACATCTCACACTGGAGCCCATGGAGGAACTGACTGAATTACCCCCCAGGGTGCCCAGCCGTGAGGCTTCCCTgtactctccctcctcctccctgccgaGGCACAGCCCCACCAAGAGGGTTGATGTGCCTATGCCCACCACTCCCACCACACCAACGGGCAGCCTGAGCATGGGGGGCACTATGGAGAGGCAAAGAGGGGGGTACCAACTCCACAGGAGTGCTTCTCACAGGCAGTCCTTATCCACGTCACCAAATGGTGTAACTATGGGGGTGTCTGTGTCTCGCCAACACAGTATGAACAGAGGGGGTTACATGCCCCCAACACCCCCCTCTAGACTCGACTCTCATGGTGGAGTAATGGGGGCAGGAATGCACTCAGCTCACCCACCCTCTGTATCACGACAGAGCAGCTACAGTGGGTATGGCTCACTCCCTCGCACTGGGCTCAAACGGACCCCATCGCTAAAGCCAGATGTGCCCCCCAAACCCAATGGGTTTTCACCACAGACTCCACAGATGCGAGTGGTCAACAAGTACAGTTATTAA
- the sema6dl gene encoding sema domain, transmembrane domain (TM), and cytoplasmic domain, (semaphorin) 6D, like isoform X5 — MGQRAALLLSELLLLLLTASRTLLAVSFPEDNIPLDVVDAHFSRRYPVFRGRPSGNESQHRLDFQLMTKIQDTLFIAGRDQVYLVSLRESYRNEIIPYRKLTWRSGQADRETCAVKGKHRDECHNFIKVLVPRNDDLVFICGTNGFNPMCRYYRLDNLELDGEEINGLARCPFDSKQTNVALFAEGKLYSATVADFQASDAVIYRSMGDGSALRTIKYDSKWLKEPHFLHAAEYGNYVYFFYREIAVEHSNLGKVVYSRVARICKNDVGGSQRVLEKHWTSFVKARLNCSVPGESFFYFDVLQSITDIININGVPSVVGVFTTQMNSIPGSAVCAFSMADIEKVFLGRFKEQKTPDSVWTPYPEERLPKPRPGCCAGHGPAASLKSSIEFPDDTLQFIKSHPLMDTAVPSIGDEPWFTKTRVRYRLTALAVDNEAGPHKNYTVVFIGAESGVVLKVLAKTTSVSLNDSLLLEEIDVFNRAKCLSNREDDKRVLSLHVDKDNHSLYVAFSSCVIRIPLSRCERHSSCHKSCIASRDPYCGWKPHGACERIQPGVSSGYEQDIEFGNTAHLGDCQGTKLISMSWHLSSVGLGIVPLLLSILLIDPVL; from the exons ATGGGCCAGAGAGCTGCGCTTCTGCtcagtgagctgctgctgctgctactgacAGCCTCACGCACTCTCCTCGCAGTCAGCTTCCCAGAGGACAACATACCCCTCGATGTCGTTGACGCACACT TTTCACGGAGGTACCCTGTGTTCAGAGGCAGGCCCTCTGGCAATGAGTCACAGCATCGCCTTGACTTTCAGCTGATGACCAAGATACAGGACACACTGTTCATCGCCGGCAG AGATCAGGTGTACCTAGTCAGTCTGAGGGAATCCTACAGGAATGAGATCATTCCTTACCGG AAGCTAACATGGCGATCAGGCCAAGCTGACAGAGAGACGTGTGCCGTCAAGGGAAAACACAGA gacGAGTGCCACAACTTCATCAAAGTGCTGGTTCCCAGAAACGATGACCTGGTATTCATCTGTGGTACCAACGGCTTCAACCCCATGTGCAGATACTACAGG CTGGATAACCTTGAGTTAGATGGAGAAGAGATCAATGGACTGGCACGGTGCCCATTTGACTCCAAGCAAACCAATGTTGCCCTTTTCGCTG AAGGGAAGCTGTACTCCGCCACTGTAGCCGACTTCCAGGCCAGTGATGCTGTCATCTATCGCAGTATGGGTGATGGATCGGCCTTGAGGACTATCAAATATGACTCCAAATGGCTGAAAG aACCTCATTTCCTGCACGCAGCAGAGTATGGGAATTATGTGTACTTCTTCTACCGAGAGATTGCAGTAGAGCACAGCAATCTGGGCAAG GTTGTGTATTCTCGCGTGGCCCGGATCTGTAAAAATGACGTTGGTGGGTCACAGCGAGTGCTAGAGAAGCACTGGACGTCTTTTGTGAAGGCGAGGCTGAACTGCTCCGTGCCAGGGGAGTCCTTCTTCTACTTTGATGTGCTTCAGTCCATCACcgacatcatcaacatcaatgGTGTTCCATCGGTGGTGGGTGTGTTTACCACACAGATGAACAG TATCCCGGGGTCAGCAGTGTGTGCCTTCTCCATGGCCGACATAGAGAAAGTATTCTTGGGCCGGTTCAAAGAGCAGAAGACTCCTGATTCTGTGTGGACTCCATATCCAGAGGAGAGACTGCCCAAACCCCG ACCCGGGTGCTGTGCAGGTCATGGTCCAGCTGCGTCCCTTAAGAGCTCCATCGAGTTCCCGGACGACACCCTGCAGTTCATCAAGTCCCACCCCCTCATGGACACAGCTGTGCCTTCCATCGGGGATGAGCCTTGGTTCACCAAGACACGTGTCAG GTACAGGCTGACAGCGCTGGCTGTGGACAATGAAGCAGGACCCCACAAGAATTACACAGTGGTGTTCATCGGGGCCGAGTCAGGTGTTGTCCTCAAGGTTTTGGCCAAGACCACCTCAGTGTCTCTGAATGATAGCCTGCTTCTAGAGGAGATCGACGTCTTCAACAGGGCAAA GTGCCTGTCTAACCGTGAAGATGACAAGCGTGTCCTCTCGCTGCATGTGGACAAAGACAACCACAGCCTGTATGTCGCCTTCTCAAGCTGTGTCATCCGCATTCCCCTGAGTCGCTGTGAAAGGCATTCTTCTTGCCACAA GTCCTGCATTGCATCAAGGGATCCTTACTGTGGCTGGAAACCTCATGGAGCTTGTGAGAGGATTCAGCCTGGTGTTTC GTCTGGATATGAGCAGGACATTGAGTTTGGAAACACTGCACACCTGGGAGACTGTCAAGGTACAAAGCTCATCTCTATGTCATGGCATCTATCCTCAGTAGGGCTGGGTATCGTACCACTACTCTTGTCGATACTGCTTATCGATCCGGTACTTTAA